Sequence from the Lolium rigidum isolate FL_2022 unplaced genomic scaffold, APGP_CSIRO_Lrig_0.1 contig_18504_1, whole genome shotgun sequence genome:
TCTAAGACCATCTTAATCGGCTATCTATTCCATGGAGTGAACTCGTATTCCATATTGATAAATACTATAATAAAGTTGTAAGAATCCCAACAAAATATCCTAAAAAGTCCTTGATTATAATCACTATATAAGGTCTCTGATATCATCATTGAATGTATATCCTCGTGCAAGCCATCGACTACGTCTAGAAGAAGGTCACTTGCACTAAATAGAGGCAGTTTTCCTCCTAATCCTCCAAATGTGGGAAAAGCAGACCAATTTAGGTAGACGGTTCGGAGGATTTTGGAGCAACTCCAACGGAAGGAACCAAATTAGACACGGAATGTGTTTTCTTTTTAGATTATAAAGCAGACAAAAATGGACCAACTGTTGTCCCTTTGTCAGCCGGTGCAACCAAGGCAAGGACCACACGTATACCGGATGAGATCCACCATTCCATGgaagcggtgaccagacgaatccCCGCCCTCGTCAACACCACTGGCGAGCTCGCCACCGACGAGGTTGACGAGGAGGCgggaataccttatttttgttcCGCACAACACCGCCATACCCACCATAGCGACGATGCCGATTGACCAAACTCTAATTTTAGGAACCTTTTGTAGCGCCGAGCGCAAGTCCAAAGTCCTCATCCCTCCCACCACCGGAGCGGCTAGTAGAGGAGGCAGGGACCCGTCGATTCCCTAGATGGCAATGACAAGGCAGATAGGTGGCGGCGGCTGCTAGGGTGGAAAACCCTAGCAGCCTTGGTGCTGCATAATCGGAGCCAATTGAGCTAATTCATGTGCTACCCTATAACAAACTCTCTTCACTTTGTGCGCATGCACCTCCTGGACGCGAATCATGGTACCTCTTATCTGTTCTAGAACCGGCAACCAAACTGATCGATTTGATTCAGAGCACGCCGCCACTACTTCTGCATTATCCGATTCCAAAATGTTCCCATGTATACTCCGCGACCACCTGTGAGTGcaattgacaaaaaagaccaccttctCAGTGCCGGCAGCGCcccaggcgacacgtggcacaTGCCGCCGCAGGCTGTGGCGGCAGGAGTTTGCCGTCCCCGCGCCGTCCGTCGCCGTCAGCTGTGGCGGGCCATGCCGCCAGAGGCAACGGCGGCAGCGTGACTTCAAGGATGCCTCCACTGAGTGTGGCAGCAAGCCCCGTCCCTTGCCAAAAATTCCCGTCACGGGATCGCCGCATCCTCATCTACATCCACGCCAAACCCGCTGCCGCTAGTCTTCTATGAATCGATTAGTTTTGCAAATTGTTCTAGCTCATATCAATTTTTGAAAATTCATATCCTTAGATCCGGAGCTCGCTTTTAGATGAGACTTCTTGcattaagtttgtaattagattctGTATAACTTccttgtagaaagtttttccatccgagaaactttttctgACAATTTTTCGAGCGAAATTATTAAAAAACCGCGAAACGTTTAATCTTGTAACAATTATAGAAAAACAATTACACATACAAAATTAGGAAATACTATACCCCTGGATTCATAAaaatgagtagaacacaattatGAAATAAAAATTGACTTTGATAAAGTTTCAAAATATTGAAATTTgattatgagaatttgagtattttGACCTAATCCAAATTCTAGAAATCTAAATGAAATGATTATCTAAATGAAATGATTCTTTTTGCAAATGGATCATATCGATGTCCTACACCCAATAACATCACTGCCCAAAAATATTTGAAGGACACCGACGCCAAGGCTGTCAGTAAGTTTGCCGCtctcttgcttataagcttttgaGTTTTCACCAATTTGTTTCCAAGTTTCCACCGTCTTGTTCTTACCGGTTTGTTCTCACACTTATTTTCTTAAACCTTTGCCTAGAGCTCTTTTCGGAGTCGCAGATACGCGCCGAGGCCGCCGTCAACAAGCTTCGGTCGAGCAGGTGGTGGATGCCTATCTTCCCTGGACCGCCAAGGACTATCTCACCGCGCTATTCTGCAGGATTACCCATATGCGCGCAGTTGACCGGACCCTTGGCTTGTTGCCGAGCGCTGCCACTGCCGTTTTCAAGTGCCTCTGGCCCGACGAAACTGTTCCGGAAAGCACTGACCTCGTCGCTGAGCGCCTCCTGCATGAAACAAGCCGGCGGCTAAGCGAGTGGCGCCACTCTTCTGCCCGTGTCGGAGCTGACATTGCACTTCGCTTTGTGTGCTCATGGTACGAGGGCCTAGATATGGACGCGCTGCACAGCATGCGCGACGACGCTCCCACCAATAAAGATCCAGCGAAGGGCGCCGCTCGCCGCGCCAGGGCTTACGAGATCGCCAGCTACGCCACCACCAGCGACTTCATTCCCCCTCCGGCTAACCTCAAGGAGGTCTTtaccgacgatgaagaggaggaggataaaTATGATCATGAAAAAGATGAATGTTTCTAAATGATTTTGATAGATGGGCTTGGCTATAGGCTTCACTTTTGTGAAAATGAATCTTGTTTAGAATAATGAAGGAAATGCATCTATAATGAAAATACACAAATcctcatgtttgaatttgaataatttCCAAAAAGATGGGTTGAAGTAGCTTGGGAATTAGTGTTACTGGTTTGGTAAAATTATTTTTAACCAAGGGCAAAAGGAATCATTTTAAAATGATTTAGAGATTTTATTTTATACCgaaaatactcaaattctcatCTTTCAATTTGAATATCTGCAAATGGTTTCAAATATTTTTGGGCAGTGATGTTATTGGATGTAGGACATTGATATGATCcatttgcaaaaaaaatcatTTCATTTAGATTTTTAGAATTTGGATTAGGTCaaaaatactcaaattctcatattcaAATTTCAATATTTTGAAACTTTATCAAAGTCAATTTTTATTTCataattgtgttctactcatttTTATGAATCCAGGGGTATAGTATTTCCTAATTTTGTACGTGTAATTGTTTTTCTATAATTGTTACAAGATTAAACGTTTCGCGGTCTTTCAATAATTTCGCTCGAAAAGTTATCAGAAAAATTTTCTCGGATGAAAAAACTTTATACAAGGAAATTATACAGAATCTAATTACAAATTTAACGCAAGAAGTCTCATCTAAAAGCGAGCTCCGGATCTAAGGATATGAATTTAAACAAATTGACATGAGCTAGAACAATTTGCAAAACTAATCGATTCATAGAAGACTGGCGGCAGCGGGTTTGGCGTGGATGTAGATAAGGATGCGGTGATCCCGGGAATTTTTGGCAAGGGGCGGGGCCTGCCGCCACACTCAGTGGAGGCATCCTCCGCGTCACCCTGCTGGCGGCATGGCCCGCAGCAGCTGACGGCGACGGACGGCGCGGAGACGGCAAGCTCCTGTCGCCACAGCCTGCGGCAGCAtgtgccacgtgtcgcctgggggcgctgccgccactgagaaggtggtcttttttgtcaattgCACTCAcatgtggtcctttttgtcaataaaTTGGGTAGGGTGGTCTCTTTTGCCAAAAATTCCTGCTTTAACACCAGCTAAGAGCATCCTCAGTCGTGTTTTCCAGACGACAATTGACAAAAGCATCAAATTGATCATTTGGAGATACCGCGGCATGGTGTCGCGTTTGGAAGGTGCATGTTTCCAGTCGCGGCCCCAAACACGATCCTCATGCAAAAAAAAAGGTGTAAAGTTGTGTCCGGTGTCCTGAATAGAACGGAGACAGATGGACATGTCGGACAATATTTGGAGCACGATCGGACCGAAGGAGAAGGTATGGGTATGCCCGACAATATTTGGAGCATGCCTCGACCGAAGCGATCTTTGTGGCGCACGGCTAGGGAGGTGAAGTGTCCGGGATGCATTTCTTAGTTAAAGGTCcatttccaaatattttgatATTTGCGAGAACCACTTAGCAAGATAAAATAAGTGTTAATCGGTTTTCCATCCCCTCCCATTGTATTTTAAGCATAAATCACTCGCTTGAGAACCAAAATTGTTTTCCAAGCAGTCGCTCCCTTGAGAATCCAGATTTCTTTCTGTTCAAACCTGGCTTGATCAGTTGATGGAAATAAAAAAAAGCTAAAAGTtgaaaaacataaaacataaagCTGAAGCTAGACAGGAGAATTCGAGGAGGGGCAACAAATAAACTCCAAATTTGCCTAGAATTCAGGCCCTGTCGGCGGCAGAGGAAAAGCTTTCGCAGGCACCGCATTAcacggcggaggaagaagagaagggaGAACTGCTTGCAGGGAACATGTCAAGAACCGGCAAGCTAAGAGGAGCGTGTCTCAAATCAATCAGAAAGACGCAGGGGTGGCACCCTCCGGCGCCCAAAATATTACGGCATCGGGTCGCTGCCCCCTCACAACCCGAAATTTCCATTTCCATCACGCGTCCATCAGGAACGTACGCTCCTGCCTATCTTTCCTATCCATCTCATCTCCTTCCACATCAGTTGCATGcgaaggggagagagagagagagagagactttCTTTCTCCCGTCTTCTCCTCTGGTCTTCCATCGCCATGCATGCACGCATCTATCATCAATCAGCAGGGAGGAAGGAGGCCTAGAGCGACATGGAATGACAGGAGGGATCAGCTCACTCAGTCACATCTCTAGCTTCTGTGGGCCTTCCCTTCGCGTGCCTACAAAGGGCCTACCTATCTTGTGCTAGTAGCAGTCTCAAAGAAAAATTACTAGTGGACAGGTACTGACTTCTACTTCTAGTAGGCGTAGTATCTCGTCACCACAGTTTGCACATCGAACAAACTGGACAGTGTCATCTTCAAAAACCAAGTGTCATTTTTTAGAAACAAAAACCAAGTGTAGTCGTGGGAGAAAATTAGGtaactttttttcttttgagaatACCTCTGATAGATGTGTCAAATTTTATACTGTAGAAAAAAAAAGACGCCAAGAAAGATGGTACAAACACAACTTCACACGGTTTACAACACAACCCGTGCTAGACTCGCCTTGCATCTTCTCAAGCAGAAAATGTGCTGAGCTTCAGGCCGCGTCACGACTGAAGAAGTAAGTTCGGAAGGTAGACTCCAAATCCAAATGGCACAAGGCAAACCCACCACCTGCCCATAATGGAAATTTGGTAGTTGACCACATGCTTTCGGTCCAAATAACTCTTCATTCAAAATATTTTCGTACAGCTTGGTTTCTTTGGTCGGCTGGATTTAGAGCATCTCGAATAGCATTTGTATATTGCATTGCTAAAACTTGGCTACAGAAAGAGGAGAGAGAGCTTATAGCAATCCACAacaggaatggtgttttggcacatgggagcatatgctccctttattttgaaatgcatgttacatacattttgaaatttcaaaaaattgaaacgaaaaattcgaacgtacgtgctacacgctcacaaagttatttcataaaaatccgacttgtcgtgtgacatgtgtaaaaaagacaaaattcaatgctgaaaataaggcttttcaggagataaattttctcttttttacacagaccacaaaacatattggttcctcgcgaaacttgacgaacgtacgtatattatggagatgtacatgtagaattttttgtcaaaatttttcgacatttcgaaatataattttttgatagagggagcatatgcacccgggagccgaattgaatttccgtccaCATAAGTTTTTGCTTTTGTAGCCTTCATATAATAGCAATCCTAAGACTAGAGACAgaaacaaatctacactaggacccacatgtcagttggTCATCTCTTTCCCTTTTCTTTCCTCCTATCTCTTCATCCCCACGGATACGAGCCTCCCCCGAACATGTCAACGAGACCAGCGGCCACCGGACGGGTCAATCAGTCTGGAATCCGCCGGAACTGGCGCCGGCGGCCGTCAATCCAACCGTAACCAGGTGGAATCGACCATGTGTGACACATGCTGGAGGATTTGGCGGCGCCGGCGTGGAAGGGTCACCCGGTGGCCTCCTCGGCTTGCCACTAGGGGTGGCGGACGCGTGGGGAAAGGCGGAAAACGTGCGGGGGCGGCAGACAAGGCGCGAGGTCGACGAACACGTGTGGGAGGTCGGGCGTGCCCTCCATGGCCGTTGTGGCGACGGGAGACAACGACGACGAGGTCGTGGGTTGGCGCCGGCGCAAAAGGGTCGCGGGTCGAATAGTCCCTCGCATGTGGTTGGTCCTCTCACACCTAGGTTTTGGAAATATAGCAAGTGGCTCTAGACTTTGTATAATATACAAAGTAGACATGCAGGGATAGCAAGCTTGCTATAATTTTGTGTGAGGGGACCACTTATACAAATGATGTTGGAGCAAAGTTTTTGAAGCAGATTGCTCCATGAGCTGCAAAACTCTAGGAATACACGTCACAAGAAAATTTCCATTATTTGCGCAGATCTCATGGAGAAATTGCATATGGTCTTTGATGGTGCAATACTTCTCAGATGATGGTTGACTTAAGAAGGCATGAAATTTCATGATACATTTCTTGTCCCCGAGTCATGAAAAATAATAACGATTTTTTTAGTTTTTCTCTATGAGTTCTACTCAAAAAAATGGATTCAGCATTTGTTTTTTCCCAGGCAATCTATGTCCAGATGAAATTTCTATCGACGACTCTTGGTAAAAAGGGCATAAGACTTACCTATGGTGCGATTTATCATATACGAGGGCATGGCATAATATCCCGCATTCTACTCCCTAGGTTTCTACAATCCTGCAAATAAAAAGCCTCTTATCTTCTACACCGGATAAGTTACTCTACGCATCATCTAATAACTAGAagtgtaaacggatcggatcatATTGGATTTTACATGCACCATATCTTTTACTGTATTCTTTTCTCGGATTCAAATTGGACCAAATATTGATCGGTTACAGATTCAAATGCAGATATACGTACTGGACCACGGGTTTAAATCGAAAATGGGCTGGACTGGactaaatacaaaaaaaaatcaaataaactCTGTTATTTTGGGCATATATTGTAGTTCTTGTGAAACTTGACGGGATTTAACTTTCCATTGCGCAAGTAAATTAGTTAAGAAAATGGAGATATAATGCAGGCTAAAATTCAAGATTGACTATGTGGTACAACTACAAACTAAGTAGTTAAGCTCATTTGGTTAGAAAAGTGGATGTACAATCCACCCACCCAAATCCTAGGGACGTAGATTTagattcttattatttaagaaaaaaacaCTGCAGGGCATTTTTCTACcatattcctctaaaaaatactAAGCGGTTAAGCCTTAGTCTATGAGATTCAGTAAATCAATAACTACAGACTTTCTAAAATTGGCTTTGGCATTTGATTAGAAAATTCTAGTTAGTTTTCAAATAATCCATATCCACTTTGGAATAAAAAATCCTTATCCACCGGATTAAAATCAGATAAGGATATCTTGAAGGGAACTCAGTGACGGATTTTGTGCAAAAATTATCTTATACTATCAAAAAAAGGCCAGCTAAGCTATGTGGGCTTTGTAACTGACGGAAGCTAGGTTGGCTTTTGTAGCTGAAGTCCAATTTTCCTAGAGTCAGTGGAAGTTCAGTGGGCTATGTTGCTGAAGCTCAATTTTCCAACAGTCTGTGGAAGATAGGTGGGCTTTGTTAAATGTATCATACATCTTCCTAAACGTAAATTTCACAAGTTATATGAATTACAGGTGATCTCCTCGCTAATGATTTCCTATCTCTACATCCTCACGACTCAGATATATAGTACAATGGGCACTGGCATGCTAAGGAATCGATATAATTATACAAAGGACCATGCCTACTGATGAGTACTCCTAGTAGACTCAACCCAACAACAAATAAATAACTATAGCTAAACTCGCTCAGCACTACATCATGAGATGCCAGCAATCAGCGGAAATTTCAGAAATAACAACTATTAACCACAACAAATAATAACCATGCACATAATTTGCGAAACCAAGTCTCATTTCAATAAAGATTCTGCCACCAGCAAAATAGTAACAGCAGTGATAATAAACATGGTAAGGGAAAGGTCAACCGCTGGTTCTCTGAACTTAATATAGACAAGGTTGAAAAGGAAAGGGTAAGTGGAGCATTTCCAGAGATGTATTGTCACCGAAGAATATGAGATCAAGTCTTCACAGTTGCTGAGTTCCCAGTTAACATGTTGATGTCCATCATTACGATGTTGTAACAGTAGCCTGGTCAATACACAGGAAAACAAATGATATTATCACCACAGAAATGACAAGGTATGTATACTAAGTAATGTACATATTAAACATCACTATTTGAGTGAATAAAGTTAAACAAAACACAAGTGCGATTAGGTAGATTTAGATTAATTTCTGGCTTCCAGGGAGAGATTGGAATGTCAAATATTAAACTCAGGCAGTGATCACAATGATGACAAAGTGTGCCCTTCTTATGGAATCCCCAGGCTAACAATTCATTGACAAAACAACAATCAGATTCTTATGGGCATCAACACTTTTAAGATCCAATCAGTCATCAGGATTTCAAATTTATAGTTGACAGTATTCATGAATGATGCTAGTCAGTGTGCACCTACAACGTATCTGCGGAAATAACATACAACGTATCTTCTAGTATAAGTACATTAATTGACCAAAGGATAACTAGAATTATTGAGCACATATTCCATTCATTAATCAAGCACCGATTTTCTATACTGAATAGCATTGTGAACTAGTAGCAATCTGAGATTTTGTGTCTGAATAAAGTGTTCTATCAATTACACAGAACCAACTTCATATATAGTGGCCGTTTGATCCAGCAGTAAGAGGGAAAGACTAAACAAATGAAACGCAGAACCAAGTATGAAAACAAGATGTTAGATCATATGGACCAACAGTCAGAAAGTACGGTATAAAAAGGCacatatgaaaattatatctgatATAAACAGATCAAGCTTTCAATTGGGTGCACCATTGCTGTTTAATAGTTGTTCCTTTTGCACTTGTCACTTAGGGAATAAGAAGTAGGAGCAATCATAATATTATGGACTCTACATATAATCCTTATGGTGCAAACTTAATGGGATGTGTAAAATTAGATATTCAGCAACTCAAACACACAGGGGAAATTAATAGTAATATACTAAACATGTGTTCCTATAAGATTAGGTGTTAAAGACAGCAGAATAATATGAAATTAAAAATTTATATTCATTCACTTACCGGTATGTTCTTGGCCTCCAAGTCCAAAGGTTTTTCGTTCACTTGTTGAAGGTCTTCAATGTCATGCAATTTGTTATCACTTCCACTATATTGTGTTCCATAGCTATAAACTGGAGTACTTTGCCTCGTCATCATGGCAGCAACACTAGGACTGACACCTCCACCGTAACCATAATCTCCATGTCCGTTAGGCGAGTACATATACTGCTGAAAGGGGACCATGTAATGGTTGTTCACGATGTATTGCATGTTATTTGGTGGATACACTCCAGGGAAGCCCATAGAAGAACCGACTCCACCCCATATCATTGGACTTTGCTGCCGTCTATCCTGGTCATAGTAGTAGCGATCCTTCGGTATTGCGACCTTAGTTTCAACCTTTGTTCCATTCAAATCATGAAAGCTATTCTCCAAAACCTTTAACATAGCCTCCTCAGAATCAAATGTAATGAAACCAAAACCTCTAGACTTATGAGTAAGCCCATCATGTATGACAACAACATCAATTATGGTACCAAACTTCTCAAAGTAACTTTTAAGATCCTCCTTGGTGATGTGACCTCGCAGCCCTCCAACAAAGACCTTGTTTGGATCAGAACCTCTATATCCATTAGCAGCATATGAGTTGTTACTAGAAGATTGGTGATACCACTGGCTATGAACTGGACTTGGATATGCATAATGCATGTAGAAGGGTTGGTCAGATTGATATCGCATTGGTCTGACTCTCGCTCTTTTGACATCAACCTGTCCAAACATATCATCAAAGCAAAAAATTAGATATCTGATGCGAAAAAGAAAGTTTAACCAAACAAACTGAAATAATAAATGTGGGACAGAATGAAAATTTTATGTTAGAGCTTACAAGATATGTgtacaacatgtagcaattatgcACAAATACCTCATGGAACAAACAAAGACACAATGTAGCCAAAAAAGAATACAATTCAGCAGATCAATTCCAAAAACATATGACAGAACATCCCAAAACGATCCAACAAAGCTTTACAACTAATGTACAGCATTTGGAGCTTCTGTCCTCTACGTACAAGCAGTTGGAAACAATTCTTCCCAGCGGAAGCTACAGGAGTGTTGCAAAATTCGGTTAACGTTTGAACCTGTGCGCTGCATCTTACTACAGTTAGCATAACCGTAAGGAACTAAAGCAGCTCTTGTTAAAGATTATCAAGATGATATGTTTAGTCAGAAATTGCAGGAAGAGTAAGCTACGTCTTTAGTCCCCAGTTAAAACTTGACAGTAAAGCGAATTAACCCAAACAAATCTAACCTGTAACATAATCAATACCACCGCACATTCACAAGTTTAAGTCGACTCGAAAGTAAGGTACATTGAATAATCGTGAAGCCCTAAACTCGCGCGCAGCGCGATTTTAACTAATAAGCATGCAATCGCCACAGATTGAATCAAGCGGTTTGAAGAAATACGGAAGGAAATTAAGAAGCCATCTCACCGTGCGGCCGCCGAAGACGTGgctgtccttctcctcctccttgagCGCGGCCCGCGGGCCCTCGTCATCGGCGAACTCGACGAAAGCGAAGCCTCGGCCCAGTCCGGTCTCGTGGTTCCGCACGACCCGGACGCACAGCACCTCGCCGTAGCGGCCGAAGTGATCCATCAGTTCGTCCTGCTGCGTCGACGGCGGGAGGCCGCCGACGTACAGCTTCCGCGCCTCCAGCTCCATCGCCGCCGGTGACGGCAATGGGGGCAGAGTTGGTTCCCGGAACGAGAGAAAAGCGGCGGAGGCGAAAACGCGCGTGGTGGGGAGGAAGGCTAGGGTTGTTTCGGTTGGGTTGGGCTCCTCCGGTTCGGGATTGAAGTTTTTAAGAGCGGAGGGGACGGGCCAGATTACAGATTCCTTTGGGTTTGTTGCGGTAGAGGCCGCGGACTGCACGAGGCCTCCTGGAGTCCTGGTCGGTCTGCAACGATGACAAGCGTGGACTCTATTGACATTTTTTTCTTGACAGAAAAGCAGGGATTCCATTAAACAACGAGCTCAGCTAAATTGCTGGCTACCAAGTTTGATACTACAGACTATATAGGGCATCATCAGCCCAACCAATGCACTCAGCGCTCTCCCTATAGCCGTAAGTAGCTAGTGCGTCAGCTACAATTAGGAAAACATGAACAGAAATTGAAACTAAAGCTTTCAAACGATGCAATGTACTGTAGTTTATTTTTTGAACACGCaatgcaatgtagttacttcgagCTTCACGGATCAGCACAGGGGACGGGACCCAAAGTTTGTGTTAGTTCATATCGGTGGCATTACATACACGAAGtccctaaaagaaaagaaaaactacaAGAACATGCTTGAGTTTTACATAAAGGACCCCAACAatacaaaagaaaaaaagcaatAGGATCCTTGCTCCTATGTGCTTGACTCTATAGGCGGGCCAGCTTCACCGGCGCGTGTTGCTGGATCCGTCATCTTGGCTGGAATTCTCCACATTATCGGTCTTCTTCATGAAGCTCGGCGTCAATTGGCCAAGAGAAGGGGAACTCTTTTTATCGGACAAACACTTCGCATGGAGGCGCCGCGAGTTGTCTGTTAGACGAAGATACTCCCTATTGTCCTCAAGCCACAGAGGAAGAAAAGACAACATCGTAAGTACCAAAGCCAATCTTTAGATGGCAGAGGAGGGTCACCATTCAACCAGAAGGAGGAGTAGTGGGACGAGACAAGGAACAATTTGGTGTTTAAATCTCTACGCGTGCTTATGAGTTGCCCTTCTAATCTCATATTCAATAAAGGTAGAAGTTATAGCATAAATAAATTAACATTAATATTGAGCATGGAAACATATAATGGTAACATTTATTATTGCTTCTACGACACATTTCCTCCATGGACAACATCCACATGTGTCCTTGTTGTGCATCTTCATGAGCAGCCATTGCAGGTGATACAGGTGAATCATCACCAACGGGGTCCATGATGGGGATATGGCCCATGGGGTCCTATCACCAAGAGGACTCGCCAGGGGATAAGATGGCATGACAGCCACGCCACTCTCCTAGGCCACTACTCCCATGCGTCGACTATACCTGGAGGAAGCTAAGCAACTCGACCCGGAGGAAGCTCAAGAGAGTAGCTGGAGGGCCTAGTAGGCCTGCGAATAGTTAACCAACTCGCCTCCTTTACTGTAAACCCTAACCGAGGGTGCCCATATAAACCCCCGGTATGGAACCCTAGAATGATTCGATCTCACTTCATCCTACTCGTAGTCGCCTGCCGACTACGCCACCCCATTGTAACACTCAATCAATACAAGCAAAGCGGGAAATAGGCCTTTTACTCCCCGGAGGGGCTTGACCTAGGTAACCATGTGTCCCAGTGCAATCTCGATCCACAAATGGACTACGCTGAGGACGACACTGCCTTCCTCGATGATGATGACTCGTCCGCGGCTGCTTCAGTCGACAGGTTTATCACCTCAGCCTCACTTGCCGGGTCGATCGTCCCAGTCTCTAATCTGGGCGATTGCATGGATAACTCCATCCTCCCGATCTTCGACTACGACTTAGAGTCAAACTTCGTCGAGCGTCGCTTGGCCGAACTACTCGCCACGCCGCCATCCTCATGGAGGATGCGCCGCAAAATCCATTCGCCACACTGATCCCGGTGAGGGCGATTGCGAAAGACCTCGACAATGACTGCAAGAGCCTCGAGGCGGATCAGAAGAAAGAGTTAGAGGAGCGCAGGAAGTTCCGACCGGAAAAACAATCGGCGAACGTGCTCTCCCTGTACTGTCGGCGCCGCATGCGACTGCGTGTGGACCCCGACTACCCGGCGCGAGCGCTCAATTTTGATGACTAGCCCCAACGTGCAACGGATGTAGAGCTCGACCACGAGGTCGCACCCGAGCAAAAGTCGACCAGGAGCATGATCTTCAAACATGCACCCCAACTGCCATCGTCGAACCGCAATCCCGCCGCAACGCAGTTGCAAGGGGAAGTCGACGCCAATGGCCTCCCCTCCACTCGACCCCCATGGAGAACGTGCTAGCGGCTCAGGTCTCCATCGTCGACCTCAATCTCACCGGTGACAACGCGATCAACATCCGCTACTGCCAGACCGTCGTCACCAAAGCCATCGAGCAGCACTACGCCCACCAAGACTCGCAGGGGTGAATGTACTCCCGCTCATTCGCCAGTCTCGCAGCCTCGGCAACCTCCCAGTACGCGAATGCCCATGTCTAGTCGCCAATGC
This genomic interval carries:
- the LOC124680522 gene encoding RNA-binding protein 1-like, which translates into the protein MELEARKLYVGGLPPSTQQDELMDHFGRYGEVLCVRVVRNHETGLGRGFAFVEFADDEGPRAALKEEEKDSHVFGGRTVDVKRARVRPMRYQSDQPFYMHYAYPSPVHSQWYHQSSSNNSYAANGYRGSDPNKVFVGGLRGHITKEDLKSYFEKFGTIIDVVVIHDGLTHKSRGFGFITFDSEEAMLKVLENSFHDLNGTKVETKVAIPKDRYYYDQDRRQQSPMIWGGVGSSMGFPGVYPPNNMQYIVNNHYMVPFQQYMYSPNGHGDYGYGGGVSPSVAAMMTRQSTPVYSYGTQYSGSDNKLHDIEDLQQVNEKPLDLEAKNIPATVTTS